A genomic region of Castor canadensis chromosome 16, mCasCan1.hap1v2, whole genome shotgun sequence contains the following coding sequences:
- the LOC109702945 gene encoding uncharacterized protein, which translates to MREQDLRPSVTMPTNWTSSQKSTTLGTKDHGRSCEESVSFRDVTIDFSREEWQHLDPAQRNLYRDVMQETYSHLLSVGYQVPKPDVFMPEQEKEPWALQGESLRQSCPELRHIGYQKEIYQHTENKPLSNIAFIKNSLSTRSHYEYKDIRKIIPVYPKIIPPPQRSHQCDSFGNGLKYNLDLQSHIRNNASESIKKIAECGKISSYSLTGEKLWDHNQRGKFLSHKQVPYQYQKIHTGEKSYDFAEFGKIFTQKSQVKVHLNIHTGEKLYVCVECGKAFVQKLEFITHQKTHTREKPYKCNDCGKSFFQVSSLFRHQRIHTGEKLYECSECGKGFSYNSDLSIHQKIHTGERHHECSDCGKAFTQKSTLKMHQKIHTGERSYVCIECGQAFIQKTHLVAHRRIHTGEKPYKCNNCGKSFISKSQLQVHQRIHTRVRPYVCTEYGKVFSNASNLSTHKKVQIREKSSICTECGKAFTYRSELIIHQRIHTGEKPYECSDCGKAFTQKSALTVHQRIHTGEKSYVCVKCGLAFIQKAHLIAHQIIHTGEKPYKCAHCGKFFTSKSQLHVHKRIHTGEKPYICNKCGKAFTNRSNLITHQKTHTGEKSYICSKCGKAFTQRSDLITHQRIHTGEKPYKCSICGKAFTQKSHLNIHQKIHTGERQYECHECGKAFNQKSILIVHQKIHTGEKPYVCTDCGRAFIRKSNFITHQRIHTGEKPYECSDCGKSFTSKSQLLVHQPIHTGEKPYVCAECGKAFSGRSNLSKHQKTHTGEKPYICSECGKTFRQKSELITHHRIHTGEKPYECRDCGKSFTKKSQLQVHQRIHTGEKPYVCAECGKAFTDRSNLNKHQTTHTGDKPYKCAVCGKGFVQKSVLSVHQSIHT; encoded by the exons GAATCAGTGTCATTCAGGGATGTGACTATAGATTTCAGCAGAGAGGAATGGCAGCACCTGGACCCTGCTCAGAGAAACCTCTACCGGGATGTGATGCAAGAGACCTACAGCCACCTACTCTCAGTAG GGTACCAAGTTCCCAAGCCAGATGTTTTCATGCCAGAACAAGAAAAGGAGCCATGGGCATTGCAGGGTGAGAGCCTACGTCAGAGCTGTCCAG AGTTGCGACATATTGGTTACCAGAAAGAGATCTAccagcacacagaaaataaaccaTTAAGTAACATTGCTTTCATCAAGAACAGCTTGAGTACAAGGAGTCATTATGAGTATAAagacattagaaaaataattcctgTGTACCCAAAGATTATTCCTCCTCCCCAAAGATCCCACCAATGTGATTCATTTGGGAATGGCTTGAAATACAATTTAGACTTACAAAGTCATATTAGGAATAATGCATCAGAGAGCATTAAAAAGATTGCTGAATGTGGTAAAATTTCTTCCTACAGTCTAACAGGAGAGAAATTGTGGGATCATAATCAACGTGGAAAATTCCTCAGCCATAAACAAGTACCTTATCAATATCAGAAAATTCATACTGGGGAGAAATCCTATGACTTTGCTGAATTTGGAAAGATCTTCACTCAGAAGTCACAGGTCAAGGTACATCTGAACATTCATACAGGAGAAAAGCTCTATGTATGTGTTGAATGTGGGAAGGCTTTTGTACAGAAGCTAGAATTCATTACACATCAAAAAACTCACACTAGAGAGAAGCCCTATAAATGCAACGATTGTGGAAAGTCCTTTTTCCAAGTATCTTCTCTTTTTAGACATCAgcgaattcacactggagaaaaactcTATGAATGCAGTGAATGTGGTAAAGGTTTCTCCTATAACTCTGATCTCAGTATACATCAGAAAATTCATACGGGAGAGAGACACCATGAATGCAGTGACTGTGGCAAAGCATTCACACAAAAGTCCACACTCAAGATGCACCAGAAAATTCATACGGGTGAGAGATCCTACGTATGTATTGAATGTGGACAGGCCTTCATCCAGAAGACACACTTGGTAGCACACcgaagaattcacactggagaaaagccaTACAAATGCAATAACTGTGGGAAATCCTTTATTTCCAAATCTCAACTCCAGGTACATCAACGAATTCATACAAGAGTGAGGCCCTATGTATGTACTGAATATGGGAAGGTATTCAGTAATGCTTCCAACCTCAGTACACACAAGAAAGTTCAGATTAGAGAGAAATCTTCCATATGTACTGAATGTGGGAAGGCCTTTACCTACAGGTCAGAGTTAATTATAcatcagagaattcacactggagagaaaccttatgagTGCAGTGactgtggaaaagccttcacTCAGAAGTCAGCACTCACAGTGCACCAGAGGATCCATACAGGAGAAAAATCATATGTGTGTGTAAAGTGTGGGCTAGCCTTCATCCAAAAGGCACACTTGATTGCACATCAAataattcatactggagagaaaccttataaATGTGCTCACTGTGGAAAATTTTTTACCTCCAAGTCACAACTCCATGTGCATAAACGAATTCACACAGGAGAAAAGCCCTATATTTGCAATAAATGTGGGAAGGCATTTACCAACAGATCAAATCTCATCACACATCAGAAAACTCATACAGGAGAAAAATCCTATATATGCTCTAAATGTGGAAAGGCCTTCACTCAGAGGTCAGACTTGATTACacatcagagaattcatactggagagaaaccttacaaATGCAGTAtctgtgggaaagccttcacccAGAAGTCACACCTCAATATACACCAGaaaattcatactggagagagaCAGTATGAATGTcatgaatgtgggaaagccttcaacCAGAAATCAATACTCATTGTACATCAGAAAATTCATACAGGAGAAAAACCCTATGTATGCACTGACTGTGGAAGAGCCTTCATCCGAAAGTCAAATTTCATTACACATCaaagaattcatactggagagaaaccttacgaATGCAGTGATTGTGGGAAATCCTTTACCTCCAAGTCTCAGCTCCTAGTACATCAGCCAATTCACACAGGTGAGAAACCCTATGTGTGTGCAGAGTGTGGAAAGGCTTTCAGTGGCAGGTCAAACCTCAGTAAACACCAAAAgactcatactggagagaaaccttacatCTGTTCTGAGTGTGGGAAGACCTTCAGACAAAAGTCAGAGTTGATAACACATCAtagaattcacactggggagaagccttaTGAATGCAGGGATTGTGGGAAATCTTTCACGAAGAAATCACAGCTCCAAGTGCATCAGCGAATTCATACAGGAGAGAAGCCTTATGTGTGTGCTgagtgtgggaaggccttcaCTGACAGATCAAATTTGAATAAGCACCAAACAACACACACTGGAGACAAACCCTATAAGTGTGCAGTCTGTGGGAAAGGCTTTGTTCAGAAATCAGTGCTCAGTGTGCATCAGAGCATTCACACTTAA
- the Znf345 gene encoding zinc finger protein 345, producing the protein MERLTKHSIGCPSFRGDWEYESQFERNQGSREGLFSQMIFTSEDMPTFNTQHQTMHTTEKLLECQECGKDFSFVSVLVRHQRIHSGEKPYECKECGKAFGSGANLAYHQRIHTGEKPYECKECGKAFGSGSNLTHHQRIHTGEKPFECKECGKAFSFGSGLIRHQITHSGEKPYECKECGKSFSFESALTRHHRVHTGEKPYECKDCGKAFGSGSNLTQHRRTHTGERPYGCKTCGMAFSSGSALTRHQRTHTGEKPYICNDCGKTFGFGSALTRHQRIHTGEKPYVCEECGKAFHSGSDLTQHQRIHTGEKPYECKECAKAFRSGSKLIQHQRVHTGEKPYECKACGKAFSSGSDLTQHQRIHTGEKPYECKKCGKAFGSGSKLIQHQLIHTGEKPYECKKCGKSFSSGSALNRHQRIHRDEKPSECQACGQGAEF; encoded by the coding sequence ATGGAAAGACTTACAAAACACAGCATTGGGTGTCCAAGTTTCAGAGGTGATTGGGAATATGAAAGCCAGTTTGAAAGAAATCAGGGATCTCGGGAAGGACTCTTCAGTCAAATGATATTTACCTCTGAAGACATGCCCACTTTTAATACACAGCATCAGACAATGCACACTACTGAGAAACTCCTTGAATGTCAGGAATGTGGGAAGGATTTTAGTTTTGTATCAGTCCTTGTACGACATCAGCGAATTCATTCTGGTGAGAAACCTTACGAGTGTAAAGAATGTGGCAAGGCCTTTGGCAGTGGTGCAAACCTTGCATACcatcagagaattcacactggggagaaacctTACGAGTGTAAGGAATGTGGAAAGGCCTTTGGCAGTGGCTCAAACCTCACCCACcatcagagaattcacactggggagaaacccTTTGAGTGTAAGGAGTGTGGGAAGGCCTTTAGTTTTGGCTCAGGCCTCATTCGACATCAGATAACTCACAGTGGTGAAAAGCCTTATGAGTGTAAGGAGTGTGGGAAGTCCTTCAGTTTTGAATCAGCCCTTACTCGCCATCACAGGGTTCACACAGGTGAGAAACCTTACGAGTGTAAGGATTGTGGAAAAGCCTTTGGCAGTGGTTCAAACCTCACTCAACATCGACGGACTCACACTGGTGAGAGACCTTATGGGTGTAAGACATGTGGAATGGCATTTAGTAGTGGGTCAGCCCTTACTCGGCATCAGAGGACTCACACAGGTGAGAAACCTTATATATGCAATGACTGTGGGAAGACCTTTGGTTTTGGATCAGCCCTTACTCGACATCAAAGAATCCACactggtgagaaaccctatgtGTGTGAGGAGTGTGGGAAAGCTTTTCACAGTGGCTCAGATCTCACCCAACATCAGAGAATTCACACAGGTGAGAAGCCCTATGAGTGTAAGGAGTGTGCAAAAGCCTTTAGAAGTGGTTCAAAACTTATTCAGCATCAAAGAGTGCACACTGGGGAGAAACCCTATGAGTGTAAGGCATGTGGAAAGGCCTTTAGCAGTGGTTCAGACCTCACCCAACATCAGCGAATTCACACTGGTGAAAAACCATATGAATGTAAGAAGTGTGGGAAGGCCTTTGGTAGTGGTTCAAAACTCATCCAACACCAGCTGATTCATACAGGTGAAAAGCCCTATGAATGTAAAAAATGTGGAAAGTCCTTTAGTAGTGGTTCAGCTCTTAATCGGCACCAGAGGATACACCGGGATGAGAAACCTTCTGAATGTCAGGCTTGTGGACAGGGTGCAGAGTTTTAG